The genomic DNA AAGAGAAATCTGCCCACTCGGGGTCTCTCTGGTTAGTAATGTATTGTTCGTTGAGGCACCAAAAGAATTGTAATCTGACGAAGAAAGCATGAAAGACTATTGACAGTGGAGGGTCAGCAAAGCTTGATGAACGTTAGCTCCTGTTAGCTAGCCATCGATAACTTAAGACCATAAGCAATTTTGTTAACATGTTATGATAGCTGTTATTGAATTAAACATTTGAATATTCAGTCCATTCGTAATATGTAGAAATACATAAGTTGAACAGGCCAGTAGGGTCAGCGTTAGTCGTCTAACGCTAGCCAGCTATGCTAGGTTAACTAATGTTGCAGTCAAGACATTGTTAGCTGACAGATATGGTCGGCCAATCATTACGTCTAGGTCCAGCATGACTTTATTCAGTATCCCTTAGATTAAGTACTATGGCATGAGTGAAATCGGCGTTGTTGGTAGATAGTCGTGGCTGTGATTCGGCTGTAGGCGAACGGATAGCTTGATAGATAGAACAAGAGTTCATGCCACATCGTGTAATATTGGTAACACTGCATATTGAGTGTTCTATATCACATGATCTCTTCAATGTGTAAAAGTAACTGACTGTGCTGGGGACTTGCAGGTTATGCCATGTTTGGCATCGGCGTTGGGCTTATGGTGTTTGGATACTGGCGGATCATAAAGTGGAACcgagagaggaggtgagtgtgtgaactAACCAACATCTAATAGCTGACCAGAGGATGCCATATTCGGGGGGGCGGGGAAGAGTCTGAGTCTTTAAGCGTTTGACATATTCTCACTGGCAACAAGTAACTGCAGTACCAGTGCCAAAGCTGTGACCTCACATGCCTCTCACAGCGTTTgttcttgctctgtgtgtgtgcgtttggcaGGAGGTTGCTTATTGAGGATCTGGAGACCCGTATTGCCATCATGCCACTCTTGCAGGCCGAACACGATCGCAGGTGAATTCAGTCTCTGCAAGCCATTAGTGAGCTTGTTTTTCTTCAATTTACTAAAATGTTAGTTTGCACCACTTAGTCTGTGTTACTATGTCACTATGCCTATGTTCTGTCATTTTCTGGCTGTTCTAAATATGATCTACTGTTTTCCCCcctctacatttttttttatcctgcctcttgctctctgtccctctcccttcctgtttgctctctctctctccccctccccctcccccaatcAGGACATTGCGATTGATGCGGGAGAatctggaggaggaggcgatCATCATGAAGGACGTTCCTGGCTGGAAGGTAAGAGATAATACCATGTTCCCAAATCACGCCTTACCTGAACTATTCTCTGgctctcttctcttgtcctATTCGAGGATTAAGAGCCTTCAGAAATGGCTTGTTTTCAGAAAGGTTCAGAAACATCACTGACACTGAACTTGCAGACGCTGTCTCACTGGTCTGTACCGCCACTAAGGAGTGATGGTTGCTCAgctcctcggtctctgctgtcGCACAGTAGGGAGTTGGTTCTCATGACTGTCCTATGATTAAACAGTTACTGTTGTAAATGTAGGACTTATCTAGACTATGTGTCAGTTTTGTAGCTATTGGGTGGCGTTGCCCAGAAGATGACTTGTGCCTGTGGATGGGGAAAATCAGAGTTGTTTGTTCAAAATATTCTATATCAATCCGAAATATCGTGAAAGCAGAGCTCAAGGGTACAGAGATTCTCCTATTTGAAGGAaagctgaagtgtgtgttgttcttGCCAAGTTGATGGTGTCAGGCTCTTCCCAAGATGCAACACTAAAGCCAAAAGAGTTTGAATGGGTAATCTCCTTACTAGGTATGGGAACCCTGGTATACACTATAtggccaaaagtattgggtcacctgtcttgacccccaaatgaacttcagtcacatcctattcttaatccatagagtttaatatgacgttggtc from Sardina pilchardus chromosome 2, fSarPil1.1, whole genome shotgun sequence includes the following:
- the ndufa13 gene encoding NADH dehydrogenase [ubiquinone] 1 alpha subcomplex subunit 13: MASKVKQDMPPPGGYGPIQYKRNLPTRGLSGYAMFGIGVGLMVFGYWRIIKWNRERRRLLIEDLETRIAIMPLLQAEHDRRTLRLMRENLEEEAIIMKDVPGWKVGENVYHTERWVIPNSAELYNLRPNEEYVRKKYGFVKYM